The Megalops cyprinoides isolate fMegCyp1 chromosome 22, fMegCyp1.pri, whole genome shotgun sequence genome contains a region encoding:
- the pank2 gene encoding pantothenate kinase 2, mitochondrial → MEINGYHGEDGTADETEEEEMGGLKRLRTSKKETAAGLRAGAGMENVAAGASAPSERRASSAVARQRIDSLKKNRPPFPWFGMDIGGTLVKLVYFEPKDITAEEEQEEVENLKSIRRYLTSNVAYGSTGIRDVHLELKDLTLCGRTGNLHFIRFPTHDLPAFLQMGRDKHFSSLHTTLCATGGGAYKFEPDFRMMADLQLLKLDELDCLIRGVLYIDSVVPSGGPSECYYFENPTDPERCVQRPYTLENPYPLLLVNIGSGVSILAVYSKDNYKRVTGTSLGGGTFLGLCCLLTGCSTFEEALEMASQGESTRVDKLVRDIYGGDYERFGLPGWAVASSFGNMMCKEKRESISKEDLARATLVTITNNIGSITRMCALNENIERVVFVGNFLRVNTLSMKLLAYAMDYWSKGQLKALFLQHEGYFGAVGALLELLNPS, encoded by the exons ATGGAGATAAACGGTTACCACGGCGAGGATGGAACAGCAGATGAGACGGAAGAGGAAGAAATGGGGGGGCTGAAGCGATTGCGGACGTCGAAGAAGGAAACGGCGGCTGGTCTCAGAGCAGGGGCGGGCATGGAGAATGTCGCGGCCGGGGCAAGTGCACCAAGCGAGCGCCGAGCATCCAGCGCTGTGGCCAGGCAAAGGATTGACTCGCTGAAAAAGAACAGGCCGC CCTTCCCCTGGTTCGGCATGGACATCGGCGGGACCCTGGTGAAGCTGGTGTACTTTGAGCCCAAGGACATCACGgcggaggaggagcaggaggaggtggagaaccTGAAGAGCATCCGCCGGTACCTGACCTCCAACGTGGCGTATGGCTCCACGGGCATCCGCGACGTGCACCTGGAGCTGAAGGACCTGACGCTGTGCGGCCGCACGGGCAACCTGCACTTCATCCGCTTCCCCACGCACGACCTGCCCGCCTTCCTGCAGATGGGCCGGGACAAGCACTTCTCCAGCCTGCACACCACCCTCTGCGCCACCGGCGGCGGGGCCTACAAGTTTGAGCCGGACTTCCGCATG ATGGCCGACCTACAGTTGCTGAAGCTGGATGAGCTGGACTGTCTGATCCGGGGGGTCCTCTACATCGATTCGGTGGTGCCCAGCGGCGGGCCCTCGGAGTGCTACTACTTCGAGAACCCCACGGACCCCGAACGCTGTGTCCAGAGGCCTTACACCCTGGAGAACCCCTACCCACTCCTGCTGGTCAACATTGGCTCTGGCGTCAGCATCCTGGCCGTCTATTCCAAAGACAACTACAAGCGTGTAACTGGGACCAG CCTCGGAGGCGGGACCTTCCTGGGCCTGTGCTGTCTGCTGACGGGCTGCTCCACCTTCGAGGAGGCCCTGGAGATGGCGTCCCAGGGGGAGAGCACACGCGTGGATAAGCTGGTGCGGGACATCTACGGGGGCGACTACGAGAGGTTCGGCCTTCCGGGCTGGGCGGTAGCCTCAAG TTTTGGGAACATGATGTGCAAGGAGAAGCGCGAGTCCATTTCCAAAGAGGACCTGGCCAGGGCGACGCTGGTCACCATCACCAACAACATTGGGTCGATCACCAGGATGTGCGCGTTGAACGAG AATATTGAGCGGGTGGTGTTCGTGGGCAACTTCTTGAGGGTCAATACCCTTTCTATGAAGCTCCTGGCCTATGCCATGGACTACTGGTCTAAAGGGCAACTGAAGGCACTTTTCCTACAGCATGAG GGCTATTTTGGAGCTGTAGGTGCACTGCTGGAGCTGTTGAATCCTTCATAA